CCGGGTCGATGCTGAACTGGCGAAGCCGGGGCTCTCCGCCGACGCCCGGCGCGAGCTGGAGACCGAACGCGACGTGTTGCAGAAGAGCGCCGATTATCTCGGCGTCGCGCGCAGCCGCAGCAAGACCGAACGCGCCGCCGATCGCGCGGCCGGCCCACCGGTGCTCGACGATCCCGCGGCGCAGATAAAGACCAGCGCCGATTTCATCTCGCAGAACAAATATGACACCGGGGTGGAGTTCATCGACCACGGCCTCGCAAAGGCGTTCGCGAACCCCGCGCTCGTCCTCTACAAGCTCCAAGCCAACGCCTATAAATTCGCCTGGGCACTGATCCCGCTGTCGTTGCCCTTCATGTGGCTGCTCTATCCGTTCAGCCGCCGTTTCCACACCTATGACCATTTCGTCTTCGTCACCTATTCGATTTCGTTCATGCTGCTGCTCTTCGTCGTCGTGCGGCTGTTCAACCTGACGCTGCTTGGCGAAATCGCGACCTTCTGCGCGATGCTTTACGCGCCGTTCCACATGTACCGGCAAATCCGCGGCGCCTATCGCGCATCGTGGTTCGGGGCGCTGATCCGCACGACATTATTGCTGTTCTTCAGCCTGTTCGCGGTGATCACCTTCATGCTGCTCCTGTTGGCGCTGGGGGTGATGGGATAGACGGCGAGACGTAACAAAAGGCGGGCAGGACCTGATAGGCCCGCAAAGGAGAGAGGCGATGCATCGGCTGTGGGGCGAGATGGACAGGCGCCTGCTGATCAAGCTCGGCACCGCGGGACTTGCGGCGCTGGCCTTGCCCGGCGCGGCGAAGGCGGCGATAGCAGAGGGCTTCACCCACGGAGTCGCGAGCGGCGAGCCGGGTCCTTATTCGGTGCTGCTGTGGACGCGCTATGCCGCGGTGAACGACACCGCGCTGACCGCCGAGCTTTCCGAAAGCCCCGATTTCGCGCGCATCGCGGGCGGCGGCACCGTGACGGCGACCGGCGCGCGTGATCATACCGCGAGGCTGCTCGTCGACGGGCTCGAACCCGGGCGCTGGTATTTCTACCGCTTCATCGCGCCCGACGGGACGACATCGCCGACCGGGCGGACGCGCACGCTGCCTGCGGGACCGGCGAGCGCGTTCACCCTCGCGCTTTTCTCCTGCGCCAACATGCCCTTCGGCTGGTTCAACGCCTATGGCCATGCCGCCGCGCGCAATGACATCGACCTCGTCGCGCATGTCGGCGACTATCTCTACGAATATCGGGTCGGCGATTATCCGTCGCTGCAGGACGCGGTGCCGGGCCGCGAGGTGCAGCCCTCGCACGAACTGATCGCGCTCGCCGACTATCGCCTGCGCTATGCCGCCTATCGCTGCGATCCCGACCTGCAACGGCTGCACCAGCTGTTTCCGATGATCGCGCAATGGGACGATCATGAATTCGCCAACGACACATGGAAGGGCGGCGCCGAGAATCACAACGAGGGCGAAGGCGAATGGCGCGCGCGCGAAGCCGCGGCCGAGCGCGCCTATCGCGAATGGATGCCGGTCGGCGACACCCGCTGGCGCCATTATCAGGTCGGCGACCTTGCGACGATCTTCCTTCCCGAAACGCGGATCACCGCGCGCGACAAGCCGTTCGAGATCGAGGAGATCGTTGCGGGCGGCGGCGACGCCGCGGCGAAGCTCAAGCGCTTTGCCGAAACCGCCTATCGCGATCCGGCGCGCCAGTTGCTCGGCGGCGATCAGGAAAAATGGCTGTTCGACGGCTTTGCCGCGTCGGTGAAGGCGGGCACGCGCTGGCAGGTCTGCGCGCAGCAGATCGTCATGGGCAGCCTGTTCACGCCGCCCGAATCGGCAAACTGGTTCGGCGCCAACCCGCCCGACATCGTCCGCCGCCGCGTCGCCGCGGCACAGCTCGCGGCGAAGGCGGGACTGCCACTCAACCTCGATGCATGGGACGGCTATCCGGCGGCGCGCGATCGCCTGCTCGCCGCAGCACAGGCGGCCGACGCCGATCTCGTCACGCTCGCGGGCGACAGCCACAATGCCTGGGCGTTCGACCTGTCGCACGACGGGCGGCCCGCCGGGATCGAGGTCGGCGGCCACAGCGTCAGTTCGCCGGGATTCGAGGCCTATACGCCCGAGATTTCGGACGCGACGCGGGTGTCGGCGCTCCGCGCTTCGTCGCCGCAGCTCAAATGGGCCAATACGCAGGACCGCGGCTATGTCTCGGTCGCGTTGACGCGCGATCGGATTACCGCGAACTGGCACAATGTGGCAGGCATTCGGACCCGCAATCCGGCGCTTTCGGGAACGCACAGCATGACCGTAGAACGCGGGCGGAGAACCTATAACGCCACTTGACTCATCCATAACCCGGTGGTTATGAGAAATCCATAACCAGAAAGTTATGAATGCCGATGACCGCATCCCCCGACCTGCTGTTCCGGGCGCTCGCCGATCCGACGCGGCGGGCGCTCTTCGAACGGCTTTGCCGCGACGGCGAACAGACCGTCGGAACGCTCACCGCCGGGGCCGGCATTTCGCAGCCGGCGGTGTCCAAACATCTCAGCGTGCTGCGGCAGGCAGGCCTCGTCGCCGACCGCCACGAAGGGCGCCAGACCCATTATCGCGCGCAGCAGCGCGCGCTCGCGCCGCTGGTCGACTGGACCGGCCGGATGGCGCCCTTCTGGGAAGCGCGCTTCGACGATCTCGAAGATTTGCTGAAAAGGATGGATCAATGACGGCGATCGAACTGCGCAGCGTGACCGTGGAGCGCGACATTCCGCATCCGCCCGAAAAGATCTGGCGGGCGCTGACGACGCAGCATCTGATCGAGGAATGGTTGATGAAGAACGACTTCGGGCTCGACCTCGGCCACCGGTTCCAGATGCGCGGCGACTGGGGCCATGTCGATTGCGAGATCCTCGACGTCGATCCGGGCCGCAGCCTGTCCTACACCTGGAACCACGCGCACGACGACCCGGCCTATCGCCTCGACAGCAAAGTGACCTTTACGCTCGAGCCGAGCGGATCGGGGACGCTGCTGCGCATGGAACAGACCGGCTTCCGCCCCGATCAGAAACAGGCATTCGGCGGCGCCAAGGGCGGCTGGCGCATCCATCTCGAAAATCTCGAGAAGCTCGTCGCCGGTCTCGATTGAAGATTGGCCAAGGAGAAAAAGCGATGACCGGCAAGGCCCCGAAACTGCTCTCGGGCGGCAATCCGCAAATCCCGAAAGGCTATGGCGACGCGCCGGTGCAGGCCTATGTCGCCGCAATGCCGGGGTGGAAGCGCGGCGTCGGCGAACGGATCGACGCGCTGATCGCAAAGGCCGTCCCGGACGTCCAGAAAGCGGTCAAATGGAACTCGCCCTTCTATGGCATGGAGAAGGACATCTGGTTCGTGTCGTTCCATTGCTTCGACAAATATATCAAAGTGAGCTTCTTTCGCGGCCGGTCGCTCGATCCGGTGCCGCCGGTCGCATCGAAGGTCGCCGACACGCGCTATTATCATATCCACGAGGATGATTTCGACGAGGCCCAATTCGCCGACTGGGTCAAGCAGGCAAGCACGCTGCCGGGAGAGAAAATGTGAGCGCTGACGAAAATCCCTCCGACCTCATCGATGCGCGCATCGCGAAGCTGGACGACTGGCGCGGTGCGGCGCTGGCCAGAATGCGCGCGCTGATCCGTGCGGCCGAGCCCGAGGTCGCCGAAACGGTGAAGTGGCGCAAGCCGTCGAACCCGATGGGCGTTCCCGTCTGGGAGCATGGCGGCATCCTCTGCACCGGCGAGACCTACAAGGACAAGGTCAAGTTCACCTTCGCGCGCGGCGCCGCGCTCGACGATCCGGCGCGCCTGTTCAATTCCAGCCTCGACGGCAATGTCCGGCGCGCGATCGACATTTTCGAAGGCGATACGATCGACGAAAAAGCTTTCAAGGCGCTGGTGCGCGAGGCCGTGGCGCTCAACGCATCGAAGGCGCCGCGAAAATAGGAGCGGCGCTGGATTGGAGTTGCGGGTCGAGGAGTTCGATCAGAAACGGACCTCTGATCATCGTCATCCCGGACTTGATCCGGGAGCCATGACGACGGCGCAGCTATGGATCCCGGATCAAGTCCGGGATGACGAAGGTGGATGAAGCGACATCTGCTTCCTACCGCATATCAACTTATGCCCGCTATGCCTTCAGACCGATCTCGCGGAGCCGTTCCTGCAGATAGGCATCGGCGGTAATCGGGTCGGGATAAAGATCGGGGTGCGACGCATCGACGCAGCTTGCCAGCGTC
The Sphingopyxis macrogoltabida genome window above contains:
- a CDS encoding ArsR/SmtB family transcription factor; protein product: MTASPDLLFRALADPTRRALFERLCRDGEQTVGTLTAGAGISQPAVSKHLSVLRQAGLVADRHEGRQTHYRAQQRALAPLVDWTGRMAPFWEARFDDLEDLLKRMDQ
- a CDS encoding alkaline phosphatase D family protein, which translates into the protein MHRLWGEMDRRLLIKLGTAGLAALALPGAAKAAIAEGFTHGVASGEPGPYSVLLWTRYAAVNDTALTAELSESPDFARIAGGGTVTATGARDHTARLLVDGLEPGRWYFYRFIAPDGTTSPTGRTRTLPAGPASAFTLALFSCANMPFGWFNAYGHAAARNDIDLVAHVGDYLYEYRVGDYPSLQDAVPGREVQPSHELIALADYRLRYAAYRCDPDLQRLHQLFPMIAQWDDHEFANDTWKGGAENHNEGEGEWRAREAAAERAYREWMPVGDTRWRHYQVGDLATIFLPETRITARDKPFEIEEIVAGGGDAAAKLKRFAETAYRDPARQLLGGDQEKWLFDGFAASVKAGTRWQVCAQQIVMGSLFTPPESANWFGANPPDIVRRRVAAAQLAAKAGLPLNLDAWDGYPAARDRLLAAAQAADADLVTLAGDSHNAWAFDLSHDGRPAGIEVGGHSVSSPGFEAYTPEISDATRVSALRASSPQLKWANTQDRGYVSVALTRDRITANWHNVAGIRTRNPALSGTHSMTVERGRRTYNAT
- a CDS encoding DUF3667 domain-containing protein, translated to MSGDIEAIGAAVTAGLAGHAVEPRHGGDTAHAGERCLNCGTSLAGSHCHHCGQKADIHRSFGAIGHDLVHAIFHFEGKIWNTLPLLVWRPGDLTRRYIHGERARFISPLALFLFAVFLTYAVLAMVGSGGGIGEELSKAAAEQTRTAAIKDSMQQEVDRVDAELAKPGLSADARRELETERDVLQKSADYLGVARSRSKTERAADRAAGPPVLDDPAAQIKTSADFISQNKYDTGVEFIDHGLAKAFANPALVLYKLQANAYKFAWALIPLSLPFMWLLYPFSRRFHTYDHFVFVTYSISFMLLLFVVVRLFNLTLLGEIATFCAMLYAPFHMYRQIRGAYRASWFGALIRTTLLLFFSLFAVITFMLLLLALGVMG
- a CDS encoding SRPBCC family protein; this translates as MTAIELRSVTVERDIPHPPEKIWRALTTQHLIEEWLMKNDFGLDLGHRFQMRGDWGHVDCEILDVDPGRSLSYTWNHAHDDPAYRLDSKVTFTLEPSGSGTLLRMEQTGFRPDQKQAFGGAKGGWRIHLENLEKLVAGLD
- a CDS encoding DUF1801 domain-containing protein — translated: MSADENPSDLIDARIAKLDDWRGAALARMRALIRAAEPEVAETVKWRKPSNPMGVPVWEHGGILCTGETYKDKVKFTFARGAALDDPARLFNSSLDGNVRRAIDIFEGDTIDEKAFKALVREAVALNASKAPRK
- a CDS encoding DUF1801 domain-containing protein, which produces MTGKAPKLLSGGNPQIPKGYGDAPVQAYVAAMPGWKRGVGERIDALIAKAVPDVQKAVKWNSPFYGMEKDIWFVSFHCFDKYIKVSFFRGRSLDPVPPVASKVADTRYYHIHEDDFDEAQFADWVKQASTLPGEKM